The Phaenicophaeus curvirostris isolate KB17595 chromosome Z, BPBGC_Pcur_1.0, whole genome shotgun sequence genome includes the window CTGAGGATCGGCACcctgaaataataattaaaagatCCAATTAAccacatctttttttattgtgaggtTTTACACAGAACTTAACTAAAAAATTTAGAATTGAATAGAGCATTGACAAATTTACAAAAGCAAACTGAACTAAAAGGTAAACTACTTGAaaattgtgtttttttccttacattctGGAGGAGAAACTCCACAACTGCTATCTGCCCATGAGCTGCAGCCCACATCAGAGGGGTAAATCCTTCTTCATCCTTATGATTgattacattttctgtttaaacaaaaatatgcaaCTTAGTACTCCCTTTCACTAATGCACTGTATAATCTGGTGAAATGCATTGACATATCCATGGTGAATGGACTGATGTACCAGTGTGTCCTAGAAATTTCTTATGTAGAGTTGAAATTTTGTGTATTATGGACACACAAAAGTCCCACTGAAGACTATCACACAACTCCAGAAGAGTAGCACGATTACAATGCAGGTGTGAACCACAGCTTAAACTACCAACATATAGCTCTATATGTTGATTGATTACATAGAATCAGAAAGCCACCATTAAGAGAAATGTggtttaaattacaaagataataataaaaaacaatagCTTTTCCAATGGAACTAATAGAACATTTCATGGATCACCCCATACAGCtagagagcagcaggaggaagtgATCCACCTACAATTCCTATTAATGCTAACATTTAATTTAATACCCAAATAATAGCAATGACTGAATAGAATACTAATGTGAAATAATAGTCCACACCTGCAAAGAACAGACACCTCAAATATCATTCAATTTGTACAAGAattgagaatttttttaatacagctttGGGGAAAAAGTCAAGCGCAACAGGGTATAAATGCCCCGAACAAAAAAGGAAGGCACTTAATCTCCCTCTGTCTCACCTTGTTCAATACGTGTGGCCAGATATGACATTTCTCCCTGAGCAGCCAGCTGATGAACTGATAAAGCTGCAAAAAGGGAAGCAAAAGCATGTGTTACACGCACCAGTTATAATTCTGCTGTATTTGGAACTGGGCATAACAAGCACCTTGGTTTAAGCAGTACAGAACTTGAATTAGAGAGGGTACATAGTTTTCACTTTATACTCTGAACTAGAATACCTatcttaaaaactgaaaagcatcCAAAGCGTTTCATAGGTTTAGGTAATTTTTTAACCAATGAATAAATCATAGTAGAAAGCAAAGATACAGTACTTCCTACGCTGACTCTTTACAGGCAACATGGTCTCCTCTCCACTGCTTGGTCAGCAACCCAAAAATCACTCTAAAAACatttatgaaatgaaaataagcatattttgataaattaaggctgtgtaatttaaaaatgacaTCTAAGGAGACCTGTCATGCTGCCCAATAAGGCCCATAGCATGGGTTTCACTTATGGATCTATACAGAACACGACATCTatgggggaagaaaaatatcacagttcttaatttttattttattattatttttaataaaaagtacCAAACATTAAAAGTAGAATAATTCCTAAGagattatgaagaaaaaaaaaatctctaaaccCACACTAAACTCTGCAATTTGGACCAGGTCTAAAAGGTGCTCAGAAAGTAATATATAATAAATTATCCACATgatataatcacagaattagCTAATGATCACATAAAATGTAAATGCTCACTTTCCTCTTCCTATTCACTATATggtattttgattatttttttccagaaagactGTTTTCAGAGGCCTTTGCTACAGCTCCAGATTAATTATTCCATGCaaacagtctttttttaaacattggACATATAATGTATAGATGAAATAATCTATAGATATAGTAAATTACTGATaattaatttataaagaaaatgcttGAGAATTAACAACCCCCCACAGTTAATACTGCCTTTTCGATTTTCAAGATCTGTGATGATCATGACATTTGCAGTAGTATGTAGCACTTACCAATCATCTGTAGGAAGTACATTAACTTAAAGCTTAGAAAGGATCAGAAAAATCTGGAAATCCTTTCTGGAAAATATGCTTCAGACACGAATTCAATACAGCAGGTGGATTATTATTTTATGGTTAGAACCATTTGAAAAGACAAGACTATCTCAATGATTTCTTCCTGTATTAAAATTCATTACAACAAACAGTCAAGCATCTAACATACAGTTCATAAAGTAATTATTACCAGTAAGGCAGAAAGATACTTACAGTTTACAAGCAGAGGTGTTGTAGAGACTTCATTTCCTCTGTGCTTGTTAGTTAGCGTAGTTGACTGCTTTATTGGTGAGAAATGCTTAGTAGTGGATGGAGTATAAACATGTCTTACTTGAATTCCAGGGGAAGGAGAAGCGTGGATGTTGCATTCGGCTATATTAAACAGAGAGAACAGGCAGAACtttaaaattactaaaaattaaaagcaagctACAGATTCTAAATCAAACTAGGAAGCACCAGCATCACAAGATCCTTAAAACTCATGTGAAGGAAGGTTTGTTACATGTACTTTTTCCACTGTGTATTGTGAGAGTTGAATAAATGGTTGCACTCATTTCTAGCATAAAACAATGCTGCTACTCTATATGTTAGTGTGGCATTATGTCACCCACAGGCAAGCTGGTGTCTAAAACAGGTAAGACGTTGTCTAGATTTTCAACATGCCTGGCACGGATTTATCATGTGGGACAGCTCCACTCAGCCTGTCTTAGCCTTACTAACACCCTCCAGTGCAATAACACAAGGCAGCTCTGGTCAGCCACGCAGTAACTCATCCCATTGCCTACTCTCTAACCAGTCCACTGTGTGGGTGGAGATGACCCTCACTAATTTTCTTCACCAGGAGTTTTTCCACTCCTGTTGGATAAAACTGTAACTGCATTATATGTACCTTATGAATACTAATCCAGCAGGAAGAGAGATAACTAACTACTGCTCCACACTACGTGACATAAAATGCAACAGCAGGTCACCGCTTATAAATTTAGTAAGTCTTTCAGTGTTCCTGTGCTCATTTGTACTAACTTTCCTAGTTTTCTATCAGTATCCAATGACATTTCATTACAGAACATGAATACACTATCCTGGCTTCTAACTCTCAAAAGCAGCTTTTGGTTTTGAGAAGTAGTTGAGAagccaaataatttttaagaagttAACTGATTAAATACTGCCTGGAAAGACATATTGAAGGATTAAACTCCATTACTGGCTAAATTGATTTGACAGCAGTGTGCACTAGTAATTAAGCTAATGAATGTGCACACTGAATTTACACCACAAAGAACTTCATGATCACAAACCCCCGCACAAATCTAGGGGAagaagcaattaaaagaaataaaaggtaacAGGATGAAGTTAGAATTACATTTTGTTTGCCAATCAAACAGCTACAGCTGATATGAACAAATTAAAAGACCTACCAGGGATTTTTGACCTGCGGTCCCTGGATCCGCAGGGCTACTTCTAAGGGGTTCACAAATGTTACCTAAGAAAAACAACCCTATCGCTGATGGGTCTATCTTTGCTGTTCAGGTCTGCATCTCCACTAGTAAGCACTTAGGGCCTGCAAtcaaaaaaatttgaaaattacAATGGCTGAACTGCAGCCAAACAATACAAATCAGAAAAACTATCAAAACCCACAATAGGTCTGTGCACTTGTTACAGGAAATGGGTAAAATTCAATCTCACGAAAAAATACATCACAATCTGTGAAATAGGACAGTGAACACTGGAAACCACAATTGTTAAAGGGAAAATGATTCAAGTCCTACTCTTGTTCTCTATCAACATGCTCAGCCATAAAAAAACATGGATCAGTTCTGGTGAAGGTGCCCAGCAAAGGCTGGAGATTAGCTGCAGAGATCCAGAACTGAAGCAACATTCACTGTGAAGCAGCATGAAGCTGAGTTGGCAAGCCATTGCTACCACAACTATAGGCTTTGTACGGCCATATTAATAAAACAGTCAACCATGTGACCTGTTATTTTGTTGTGATACCagtgaaaagataaaataagctGCAGAAAGCTACTGAAGCTCAAATGACCATATGGTGCTTTCTGTAGGATTTTGTGGAGATGCACACATCCCATAGTGTGTAGCATGTTATAGGGCATGCAAGACAAGAAGTAATCTCGTTTTCATAACCTGCACCAGCTCTTACTAAATTAGAGACTTTTTATGCCACTactttttagattaaaaaaaaaaacaaacgtgatttaaaaaaaataatattgggGAAATTATGTGTACATTAATAATCTGTTAAGCATGAAGAACAAATCTTAGAATACTATTACTGATTAACACACATATAGGGTAGAAGCTTTTTTAAAGCCACAACAGCTTAACATGTTGACACAGTCCACAGATGACAATTTGTACCATAAAGTTCAACCTTTAAATAAGACAGATGCCACTTCAAGGTCAGAGTTAACTTGGTCTTGAATGTTTTTACTGTCCTCCTCATTCAAAGATTTCACAAATCGCGAGCAGACATTCATATCAAATCTGTTGGGCAAAATGAATTTCATTCCCATGGCGACACTCTGCGCTGGGCCTTCCTCTGCGCTGGAGTCAAGCTGATGCTCCACTTTGATGTCCGGCATGGGCAGAAGGCTGTAGCTACTGGGACATTCTTCTACAATCAGCTGTGCCCCAGCATCTAAGTTTGTTGAAGATGCCATTGTCTCAGTCATATTAGCAAGTTTTATGGAAAAAGTTTCTTCATAGTTTCTAGCCAAGGACAGTTTCAGCCAACCCAACTGTGTCTGAAGAGGTCTGGATCTTTGAACAACCTGCAACTGAACACACGTAACATAGGTTAGTGACATtctaacataaataaaaatacaccaAACTTGGCTTCATTTACACTTATGGCATTTGGATTTGACAGGCAAAACCGTGGTTAAGTATCAGTCTTACAAGCTGTCCCAAGCTACTCCATTTAAATTTTATCATATGGATATTTATGCCAAATTCCATAATGAAACCAATAGGAGTTTCATCTGACATTTCAGAACGTCAGCCTGACTGCAATAAAAAAACACACCACAACGAACCATGTTTATACAAGGAACAATATAAAACGACGACTCCATTGCCTAAGAATATTagatttgaaggaaaaattaaagtGAGTTTATATTTCTTTGCACTCTAAGTCTTTAGCTGAGTGCCTTTAATAGCCTCTACCAAATGTGCAGGAAGATGCCAAATCCGCTTTCAGATTGAACCAACCGCAAAACATTCTAGAGTATCAGGGCCTTTCTGACAGCATAGCAGTGATACCGTGAAAAACagtgtttgaaataaaacattctaCCAGAGGAAcactagaatcacagaatagtttgggttggaaggaatcttaaagatcatctagttccaacagggggccatgggcagggacacctcccaccagcccaggctgcccaaggccccatccaacctggtcttgagcacctccagagatggggcagccacagcttccctgggcagcctgtgccagcgcctcaccactctcatcgttaAGATATTCCCCcgtatgtctagtctaaatctgctcctttCCAGTTTACAGccactgcccctagtcctatcactacaggcctttgcTAACAGTCCCTTCTCAGCTTTCTCGCAGCCCCCTTCAATAACTGGAAGGTACTTTCAAAGTTACTCAGACGAAACCTTACTCTGccttagcttaaataaaaaacattccACTTTCTGTaacagtaactacttcttgGATCAGCGGGAAGCTCAGCGTCGGGCCGGTCTCCACGGCACCGCCCGGCGAGCGGAGCAGCCCGGCAGCCCCCGGCACTCGGAGCCGCCCCCTCCAGGACGAAGGCCCCGACGGCGAGGCGCTGCACGGGCGCTGCGGAGCCGCCGAGGCCATCTGGGAGCCGCCGAGGCCACCTGGGCCCCGCCGGGCCCTCCGCGCCGCCTCACCTCGCCGCCTCCGCCGCCAGAAACACGGAAGCAACGCCCCTCGGCTGCGCCGGGGCGGAAGTGACGTCCAATCCCCGCGTTAGCAAGTGGCAAGGGACGGGCGCGCCCTGATGACGTATGAGCGCGCCGCCGCTCTGGTAGCCCACGTGGGGCTCTCACCGTAGCCGCGCAGCCGTTGGTCTTCCCGGAGGCTCCGCTATGGCTACCTACAAGCCGGTGGTGGTGCAGGCGTGCCCCAAGCTCGGGGAGAGGATCACGCAGGACACGGTGTACTGGCGGGGGTACAAGGTGCGAGGCAGGGCTCTGTGGTGGGGGGGAGGAACCCGCTCCCTTTTCCGCTCTCCCCCAATGGTTTGTTCCCCCCCCATTAGCTCCACCACCTCAATTGGTTGCCCCCCCCCAATTGGTTGCCTTCCCAACCCCCCCGGCTcccttccccgccccccccaagTTGgttcctttccccccctccaattggctcccttcctcccccaccTTGGCTCCCTTGCCCCTCCCCCATTGGTTGCCTTCACCCAGTTGCTTGGCCTCCCTCCCCCAGTTCTTCCCCCccagttttatttaattataattaaatttatttatttgtttataattaaaaaatatcttggcTCTAAATGGAATTTGAGCTCATCGAAGGAAGAGAACTGttcattttgctggttttggtttCTGTTACATGCTTATGAGCATTTAGTGATCTTTCTTGCAATTCTTTTAGACACCTGTTCAGATAAAGGAATTTGGTGCTATAAACAAAATAGATTTCTCACCGGTTTCTCCATATAATTATGCTGTCACAGCCTCCTCGAGGGTAAGTGGCTTTCTGATGTTTTTATGTTCTTGTACCTCAGCTGATACCAGATGAGCAAACTTTTTGTGTTCTTGTTTTTTGTTAGATTCACATTTATGGTCGGTACTCTCAGGAGCCAGTAAAAACCTTTTCTCGCTTCAAAGATGCTGCTTATTGTGCCACATACAGAGATGATGGCAATCTGCTTGTTGCTGGCAGTGAGGAAGGTAGCATTCGCCTCTTTGACATTAGTGGAAAAGCACCACTGAGACAATTTGATGGTCATTCCAAGTAAgagaatgttgttttttttctatatgttGCTTACAACTGTCTCACGTAGATCTTACTGAAAAGTaggtttttaaatttaattcagaATTGGAgtgacttattttttaaaaaaaagaattgagtACAGGGAAGAATAAATACGTTTTCTAATTCAGGTAGGTGGCTGTTAACATGCTGTGTAGACAGGTCTTTTGACTGCTTGATGTTGTTAAGCAAGTTTTCTTTCATGCTGGCAGGAAAAGAGTTCTGAAAAATAGGTAAATAATGCCAGTGAGGAGATATGCCGCGAAGAGGAGGAATCCTTTAAAGAAATGTAACAGAATAAGTGTGTGGTGGTGGGGTGTGTTTGGGGTGGGGAAGTAATTAGTAGTTCTGATGTACCAGTGAGAAGAACATGATGCTAATTCTTAAATTAAACAGATTGCTGTTCTGTGTAAGACCAATAGACTGTCTATAGAACGACAACAACTTTTTCTCAGGAAAGCACACTGGCACACCTTAAGAGTATTACTGTTTGATGTCTGTAGTTGTAGATTGGGTATTATCTTATGTCTTAACCACTAGGCTAACTGTAGTAAGTTATAGGGTAGCTGTGTTTTTTGTCAAAGTCATTCTCTGTTGGGTTGTTATGATGATAATACAGATTTAAGCGGTGATTTTAAAGGACAAGAAGAACATCCAACTCTGTCATATTTAATGCTCgctattttaatttattttctaaaggaTAGTGCTAATAGACAGACCTCTAAGTAACAAATGCAGAATTTACAGCTTTTCAGTAAGCATCAGTAGACCTGTCAGACCTTTAAGGCAGATCATATCAATCCTTAGGTAAGCATCTGTCAGCATGACCTTTTTTTGgctagaaatataaaaatgaaagtgtTTTTAACCTCTAATGTGAGGCTTTGTAACTTCCAACAGTAAATACTTTGCTCTCTTagttaaaggaaatattttaataagctCTTCGTACAGACTGAATGTTCTAAAAACAAATGCATCTTTTAACTCTTGATGTTACGGACTTTGTTTTCTAGAGCTGTTCATGTAGTGGGCTTCCTGTCTgacaaatacagaatattttctggtGGTGATGATTATTCATCAAGTCTGTGGGATATTCCAAGTGCTACAGAAATTGTCTCTTACAATGAACATACTGACTATGTGAGATGTGGCTGTGCAAGTAAAGTGAATGCAGATGTCTTTATAACAGGTTTGACTTTCTCTTTTATATATGCCTCTTTTGGATTGAATTGAAgaaaaacgaaaaaaaaagtttttaatacAGGAGGATCTTGTTTATTCTATCTGTCTTCCTACTCAGTGCATGCTTTGTTGTTCCCTTGTTGCATGCTTTTTAAGCTTGGCACTGATGTTTGTAGGGAGACTTGAGCAAAATAGTTTTAACATCTCTTTGGTTTAGCTTGTTGGGGTTGCTGAAGCTGTTCTGACTGGTTTTTGAATGTTTAAAGAAGATCCTGTGAATGTATCCATTAGTTTGGATTGACTGAAGTGTTCTATCGGGTTTCTGGAGGAGGACACTGGTTCCATTGCAGCTTGTACAGCCCAGACTGGCAGACTCAAAAATAAAAGGTTGTGTGAGGAGTTAAGTGAAACCAGTAGCTTTTGGTTTTCTTAGCAGTAGGTCTCTATTCTGTGGTAAGTTGGTATGGAAAACCTAGAATTCCTTACTTGAAGAGAAACTAGATTTCATCAGGTTGCCTGATACTTATTGTTATAAATACACTTGATTAatggaagggaaataaaattaagacttAAATTAGTTTTAAGGCCTGACATTGCTAGAGTTAGAATTAGAAGACTTGTCACCTGAAGGCTGTAAATTAACCAAGGTTAATCACAAGAGTTTAAATGTATGGTCTGAAACTGGTTCCACTTGGCAGGAGCTCTTTTAGATTGTAGGATGTGGCTCTTTCAATTCCTGAAATGATGAAACTGAAGCTATTTGTGGTGTTGTTTGCAGGTTCCTATGATCACACTGTGAAACTATTTGATGCACGAACAAAAAGTAGTGTCATGACAGTAGAACATGGCCAGCCTGTGGAGAGCGTACTGCTGTTCCCTTCTGGTGGGCTTCTGGTATCTGCAGGTACTTCAGTGAAATCAAATTTCAACTCTGTGGTCCTAATTTGAGAAaaatttcagctgcttctttttttgtgtgttaatGAAGTGGTAACTTATACAACAGCTGCATTTCTCAAAGAAAGATCTTGAGAAGTTTGTGTTGAGCTGGAGGGTGAAGGTTAGGAGTCATTTTACCTCCGGTTGGATTTTCTTGTGGTtggtctgaaaaaaaccaccaccaaaCTATTGCATTTTTAGTGATAAGATACAGACTTTAATTAGCCCAGTGCTGAAGTGAAGGAATCAGCATACTtaagttctgaaaaaaaccgAGACTATATCTTTCTCATAATGATTGGTAAGGGTTTTTTAGTCTTGCCATTGCATCTGAAGGCATATAACACAGTGGTATCTGGATTATTTTTGGTAAGGATTCTGTTAACTCATTCAGCTGTGCCTGCATAATAGCCTGAAAAAGTGCTCTTGTAGTGTGCCTTGTCCCAGGAGACAGTCAAAATGGATGAGTACAGTGAGTGGTACAGGAAGCTCTGTGTTAGGAAGGAGGAGGCACTGTATCACTGTGAAAACTTCACAAGAGAAAAGTAAATGTGTCCATATGTCAAACTGTTCTGTGTGCTTCTCACAGGAGGTCGATACGTCAAAGTCTGGGATGTACTAAAAGGAGGACAATTACTAGTTTCACTTAAAAATCACCATAAAACTGTAACTTGTTTATGCCTGAACAGCTCTGGACAAAGGTTATTGTCAGGATCCCTGGACAGGTTAGTATAATTTGTGGCTTTGTTGTCATTTAAATTCttaggactttttttctttgaaaattattacaCATCAGTATGAATCTGGATTTTTGGGGCGCTTAAAAAACTTTTAATTGTTACAGTTATAACTTGTTAGAAAACATGTCTTGGGGCCAACATACATACTATGGTACACATTAACCATTTCTTGTTATTATCCCGAATGTGCATAAAGGTTACATTTGCCATTTGAGAATGTGTGTGTGCAACTGAACAAACATTAGTTTTTCTGACTCTCTAAACTGACCTTTACAGTCTCCGTGAAATAATTATTCTTAACTTTACTTTAATACAGTTTAAGTAACTGAAAATGTATTAGTGTTTATCTTTAAAGAGCCTGGGCTTTGCATCTCtctctgctgttgctttttgtACCCAGGGTGCACAGGTGAAATATAcccttccttttttgttttgtttgggttgaGTTGCTGAGTACTGATACTCTATTTGTTGTTTCTGGGATACTAAAAATGTGAAGCAGTCTGAAATACCAGTGCTCTGTCCTattcctccctcttcccctcctgcaCTTCTTGGGCTTCCTCAGGCTTTATGATTACAAACTATAAGCTGAAGGATCATACCAGCTATGCAGCTGTTTGTCATTCACTCTTCACAACACTGAAGTTCATACCTGTTGTAAgataatgttttgttttcccattttttaagtattttcttccttcaatcAAATCATTAAAGAACAACAGCCtgataaaaaaatatctgtggatttacttaaaaaaattgtCAATCGATCTTACACTTAAAATTATAGAACAGATTTGAAGAAATACTAACTTCGTGTTTCCTAATAAGCGGATAGTCACTACATCTACCTtcaatttcttcttctgtcttttccccattttcatccttttttttttggaggggtgAGGGTAATACTTTGTTGActtttgtttatcttttaaCAGAACATTTCTGTTGCAGTGGAGGTAAGTAGTTACTAAGAAGTCTGAAGAATGCTTTCTATGAACATTGTTTCCTTAAATGATTTCTAGAAGTTGGGAGAGATGAAATTCCTGCCAGTTGTTTACAGTAACACATTAGTAATGAGGTTTTAATCGTTACTCTCTTGTATAGGCATGTGAAGATTTACAGTACTACTTCCTATAGAGTAGTACACAGCTTTAACTATGCGACATCCATCCTCAGTCTTGCGTTGTCAGTAAGTACATTAGAAATCTTTATTGGCAAGGTTATTACTGGTACTGTTTAAGTTCATTGAAGTAgtttttgctttcattgctaTTGGGCATTTCAGAAGAATGCTGTTCATGTGAAATATGATTACTGAATATATTCCTTCTGAGTAAGAAATGTATTAAGAGGTTTTAAACATAATACTTTTGGATGCCAGATGTCACCTTACTAGTTCTGTACAAAACAATGCATTTATCAAGGACAGCGTATATCACAGGGAAAGTATTCTGTGTAGAAGGGAAGTCCTTTGACTGTAAGAAGATTCTACATGTGTTTTGCCTTTCAGAAACCTTGTGACTCCCCTTGTGTGGCagtgatgaaaggaaaaaaatgtagttcaTTTGTTGAAAAATTTAGAATAGGGTGAGCTTGTCTTGAAAATTTTTGATGTAGGGTTGgtctgagaaagaaaagaggagggggCATGAGGTATAATCATAAAGAAACTTCTTTGCCAACGCATATGTCTTGGTGTCttgcaaagagaaagcagaaccTCATTTCTCTGAAGTATTTGAGTTCCAATGGATAAGTTATCTACTGGCCAGAAATGTGGAAGCTAGTACCACTTTATCAAACGATGATGTTGTCATGTGGTCACTCTTTTATGTAGCCTCTGAAGGGCACATAAAAGGGTCGGTGAGTGATCTTTACAGCTTTCGCTATTTTACTATTGTCCTCCTCTTCTGGAAACTAGGGGACAGTGTGTGTGAAAGGGAtatcttcctttcttcatttcctaTATTGTTCCCTAAATGAGtttagaattattttgcttGTGGTGaagaatacagaacaaaaaaaaaaccaaaaccccataCCTTTTAAGCCTCTACAGCAGCTGCAAAACGTGCAATACTTGTAGTCTAGCATCTCGAGCTGTGTGTGTATCTTCTGAAAGAtaatcttttgtttctttttgactAAAACCCCCAAGTTTTAAATGGTTATATGAGAACTTAAGATGGTCTCTGCTTGTTTGAACCAATGGCTGGTCTAACTCCAGGTGCTGCTTCCAACTCTAGCCATAAGTAGATGCCCTGTTTTTACTTTTCCCTGCTTAAGTGTGTATCATAACTTTCCTGATATTCTCCCAAACCCCAAACTAAtttttagatgagatattagctCATCAGACTGTATTATCTGCATCATTTAAAGAATTTCTCTTACATAAACCTGCTTGGTTTTTCCTTGAGCTTGGACAAACTTTTAACCTTCACTAGATTCCTTGAAAAGGAGTTCAGCATTTCTGCTACTTGTTGTGTGAAGTACTGCCTCTTTCTGTTCCGTTTGAAGCTCTGTTAGCTTATTTGATGCTTCTAAATGAGACGTTGACCAGCTGATCTCCATCCATGCTTGTTGTAATTCTGTAGGTTTTTATTATATTCCCCTTCtcaattgtctttttttccatacTGAAGAGTTCTGTCTCAATTCAAGCCAATCTTTGAcccttctgggttttttttcattcttttattctgAATCTGCTAACATTTT containing:
- the ANKRA2 gene encoding ankyrin repeat family A protein 2 yields the protein MASAAPQRPCSASPSGPSSWRGRLRVPGAAGLLRSPGGAVETGPTLSFPLIQELQVVQRSRPLQTQLGWLKLSLARNYEETFSIKLANMTETMASSTNLDAGAQLIVEECPSSYSLLPMPDIKVEHQLDSSAEEGPAQSVAMGMKFILPNRFDMNVCSRFVKSLNEEDSKNIQDQVNSDLEVASVLFKAECNIHASPSPGIQVRHVYTPSTTKHFSPIKQSTTLTNKHRGNEVSTTPLLVNSLSVHQLAAQGEMSYLATRIEQENVINHKDEEGFTPLMWAAAHGQIAVVEFLLQNGADPQILGKGRESALSLACSKGYTDIVKMLLDCGVDVNEYDWNGGTPLLYAVHGNHVKCVKILLESGADPTIETDAGYNSMDLAVALGYRSVQQVIESHLLRLLQNIKE
- the UTP15 gene encoding U3 small nucleolar RNA-associated protein 15 homolog; this encodes MATYKPVVVQACPKLGERITQDTVYWRGYKTPVQIKEFGAINKIDFSPVSPYNYAVTASSRIHIYGRYSQEPVKTFSRFKDAAYCATYRDDGNLLVAGSEEGSIRLFDISGKAPLRQFDGHSKAVHVVGFLSDKYRIFSGGDDYSSSLWDIPSATEIVSYNEHTDYVRCGCASKVNADVFITGSYDHTVKLFDARTKSSVMTVEHGQPVESVLLFPSGGLLVSAGGRYVKVWDVLKGGQLLVSLKNHHKTVTCLCLNSSGQRLLSGSLDRHVKIYSTTSYRVVHSFNYATSILSLALSPEDETLVVGMTNGVLNIKHRKPEERNEDSQKKRRPAYRTHIKGKTYMPKQEDFCVSKPVKRVLRKYDRLLKSFQSSKALDAVLEPPIRLYTPEVTVAVMQELHRRGTLRSALAGRDEKQINLLLTFVARRVIEPRFTPVLVTVADMITDIYQPVFGQSAIVDRQFLRLKEAIGKEIDYQEELLEVLGMMDTLFATFTRKRDTCLDENKSNGLTDTIETNKNN